The Oncorhynchus mykiss isolate Arlee chromosome 28, USDA_OmykA_1.1, whole genome shotgun sequence genome includes a window with the following:
- the LOC110508351 gene encoding mitochondrial ubiquitin ligase activator of nfkb 1-A isoform X2 — MDQHRTATDAPQLTLDGKLADLLNVTPGKCLQYVVIEGAVQPLGEPLRSQFQESTVGVVQKLMLREHKLVWNSLSRTWTDSECVLHQRVNAVPFSLVGSDQANVRVLCPLEASGLEMEIIHEKFHQATYGFTDIIGQYLSGEKPKGQLETEEMLKVGATLTGVGELILDTDRVLKLRPPTDGSEYFLTTADFESLRLEQEGQAVVWQVLASVFALAGSAILFWLGHRYYRSLRVRWDQERLRREFERLGAGGTGEGSTAGDTQEGSGEQAPLENACVICLTQPRSCVLLECGHVCCCYSCYQALPQPTCPICRQAIKRVVPLYQA, encoded by the exons GATGCACCACAGTTGACTTTGGATGGGAAACTGGCAGACCTTTTGAACGTGACACCGGGAAAGTGTCTGCAGTATGTTGTCATTGAAG gggcagTGCAGCCTCTGGGGGAGCCTTTGAGGAGTCAGTTCCAGGAAAGCACTGTGGGGGTGGTGCAGAAACTCatgctgagggaacacaagcTGGTGTGGAATAGCCTGTCTCGCACCTG GACGGACAGTGAGTGTGTGCTGCACCAGAGGGTGAACGCGGTGCCCTTCAGCCTGGTCGGGTCGGACCAGGCCAACGTGAGGGTGCTGTGTCCCCTGGAGGCctcggggctagagatggagatCATCCATGAGAAGTTCCACCAGGCCACCTATGGTTTTACCGACATCATCGGGCAGTACCTCAGTGGAGAGAAGCCCAAAGGCCAGCTGGAGACTGAGGAGATGCTCAAG GTTGGCGCTACTCTGACAGGTGTAGGCGAGCTCATCCTGGACACGGACCGGGTGCTGAAGCTCCGCCCGCCCACTGACGGCTCGGAGTACTTCCTCACCACGGCAGACTTTGAGTCCCTGCGGCTGGAGCAGGAGGGCCAAGCGGTGGTCTGGCAGGTCCTGGCCTCTGTGTTCGCCCTGGCCGGGTCCGCCATCCTCTTCTGGTTGGGCCACCGCTACTACCGCAGCCTGAGGGTCCGCTGGGACCAGGAACGGCTAAGGAGGGAGTTTGAGAGGTTGGGTGCTGGTGGGACGGGGGAAGGGTCTACGGCTGGGGATACACAAGAGGGGTCTGGGGAGCAGGCACCCTTGGAAAATGCCTGTGTGATCTGCCTGACCCAGCCGCGTAGCTGTGTGCTGCTGGAGTGTGGGCACGTGTGCTGCTGCTACAGCTGCTACCAGGCCTTGCCCCAGCCCACCTGCCCCATATGCCGGCAGGCCATCAAGAGGGTGGTGCCCCTCTACCAGGCCTGA
- the LOC110508351 gene encoding mitochondrial ubiquitin ligase activator of nfkb 1-A isoform X1, with the protein MEEFPVRTVEGLCLGTSLAISGFFYYVYRKKRKTVDKLNDAPQLTLDGKLADLLNVTPGKCLQYVVIEGAVQPLGEPLRSQFQESTVGVVQKLMLREHKLVWNSLSRTWTDSECVLHQRVNAVPFSLVGSDQANVRVLCPLEASGLEMEIIHEKFHQATYGFTDIIGQYLSGEKPKGQLETEEMLKVGATLTGVGELILDTDRVLKLRPPTDGSEYFLTTADFESLRLEQEGQAVVWQVLASVFALAGSAILFWLGHRYYRSLRVRWDQERLRREFERLGAGGTGEGSTAGDTQEGSGEQAPLENACVICLTQPRSCVLLECGHVCCCYSCYQALPQPTCPICRQAIKRVVPLYQA; encoded by the exons atgGAGGAGTTTCCAGTGAGGACGGTGGAAGGGCTGTGTCTAGGCACCAGCTTGGCTATATCTGGTTTCTTCTACTACgtctacaggaaaaagaggaaaaCGGTGGACAAGCTCAAT GATGCACCACAGTTGACTTTGGATGGGAAACTGGCAGACCTTTTGAACGTGACACCGGGAAAGTGTCTGCAGTATGTTGTCATTGAAG gggcagTGCAGCCTCTGGGGGAGCCTTTGAGGAGTCAGTTCCAGGAAAGCACTGTGGGGGTGGTGCAGAAACTCatgctgagggaacacaagcTGGTGTGGAATAGCCTGTCTCGCACCTG GACGGACAGTGAGTGTGTGCTGCACCAGAGGGTGAACGCGGTGCCCTTCAGCCTGGTCGGGTCGGACCAGGCCAACGTGAGGGTGCTGTGTCCCCTGGAGGCctcggggctagagatggagatCATCCATGAGAAGTTCCACCAGGCCACCTATGGTTTTACCGACATCATCGGGCAGTACCTCAGTGGAGAGAAGCCCAAAGGCCAGCTGGAGACTGAGGAGATGCTCAAG GTTGGCGCTACTCTGACAGGTGTAGGCGAGCTCATCCTGGACACGGACCGGGTGCTGAAGCTCCGCCCGCCCACTGACGGCTCGGAGTACTTCCTCACCACGGCAGACTTTGAGTCCCTGCGGCTGGAGCAGGAGGGCCAAGCGGTGGTCTGGCAGGTCCTGGCCTCTGTGTTCGCCCTGGCCGGGTCCGCCATCCTCTTCTGGTTGGGCCACCGCTACTACCGCAGCCTGAGGGTCCGCTGGGACCAGGAACGGCTAAGGAGGGAGTTTGAGAGGTTGGGTGCTGGTGGGACGGGGGAAGGGTCTACGGCTGGGGATACACAAGAGGGGTCTGGGGAGCAGGCACCCTTGGAAAATGCCTGTGTGATCTGCCTGACCCAGCCGCGTAGCTGTGTGCTGCTGGAGTGTGGGCACGTGTGCTGCTGCTACAGCTGCTACCAGGCCTTGCCCCAGCCCACCTGCCCCATATGCCGGCAGGCCATCAAGAGGGTGGTGCCCCTCTACCAGGCCTGA